A window of Hymenobacter aerilatus contains these coding sequences:
- the ftsZ gene encoding cell division protein FtsZ: protein MNFTFDIPAQNTSIIKVIGVGGGGSNAVNHMFNQGIKDVEFVICNTDKQALASSTVPNRLQIGLDLTEGLGAGANPERGKQAAIESKEQIRELLSHGTKMVFITAGMGGGTGTGAAPVIARVAKELDILTVGIVTAPFMFEGKKKRQQAEQGIKELSENCDTVLVILNDKLREIYGNLPIRSAFAKADNVLSTAAKSIAEIITVTADVNVDFEDVKTVMKDSGAAVMGSSITEGENRARRAAEEALASPLLNNTDIHGAQRILLSIMSGDQAELEMDELTEITECIQDKAGQNAEVIFGHGIDSTLGQSIRVTVIATGFAREAHTITDSLVNKEAPSTPETVAPAAPAEPRSDNSIVPTFGAPIPAPPVAPEPPKVTTFDLETSSYTYEPPINPSPTPNPEPVLQPQPQQYQQQPMHATPYQPSARPAHDARAEERRRRLQGLSNGLTNEAIKDQLETPAYLRRQVKLENVTPSSEQNISRFNLSDDNELLGDNRFLHDNVD from the coding sequence ATGAATTTTACCTTCGATATACCAGCGCAAAACACGTCCATCATTAAGGTGATTGGCGTGGGTGGGGGCGGCTCCAACGCCGTGAACCACATGTTCAATCAGGGCATTAAGGACGTTGAGTTTGTAATCTGCAACACCGACAAGCAGGCCCTGGCTTCCTCGACGGTGCCCAACCGCCTGCAAATCGGGTTGGACCTGACCGAAGGCCTGGGTGCGGGCGCCAACCCCGAGCGGGGTAAGCAGGCTGCTATTGAAAGCAAAGAACAAATCCGGGAGCTGTTAAGCCACGGTACCAAAATGGTGTTTATCACGGCGGGCATGGGCGGCGGTACCGGTACCGGTGCGGCCCCCGTTATTGCCCGCGTAGCCAAAGAGCTGGACATCCTGACGGTGGGCATCGTGACGGCACCCTTCATGTTTGAGGGCAAGAAGAAGCGCCAGCAGGCCGAACAGGGCATCAAGGAGCTGAGCGAGAACTGCGACACGGTGCTGGTGATTCTCAACGACAAGCTCCGCGAGATTTACGGCAACCTACCCATTCGCTCGGCCTTTGCCAAGGCTGATAACGTGTTGAGTACCGCTGCAAAGTCCATTGCCGAAATCATTACGGTGACGGCCGATGTGAACGTGGACTTTGAAGACGTGAAAACGGTGATGAAGGACTCGGGTGCCGCCGTAATGGGTAGCTCTATCACGGAGGGTGAAAACCGCGCCCGTCGTGCCGCGGAGGAGGCCTTGGCTTCGCCGCTGCTTAACAACACTGACATTCACGGCGCCCAGCGCATCCTGCTCAGCATCATGTCGGGTGACCAGGCAGAGCTAGAAATGGATGAGCTGACTGAAATTACGGAATGCATTCAGGACAAAGCTGGCCAGAATGCCGAGGTGATTTTCGGCCACGGCATCGATTCTACCCTGGGCCAAAGCATCCGAGTAACGGTAATTGCTACCGGTTTTGCCCGCGAGGCGCATACCATCACCGATAGCCTGGTGAACAAGGAAGCGCCCAGTACACCGGAAACAGTTGCTCCGGCTGCCCCTGCCGAGCCACGTTCAGACAATTCAATCGTGCCTACGTTTGGCGCGCCAATTCCGGCGCCCCCCGTTGCTCCTGAACCGCCTAAGGTGACGACCTTCGACCTGGAAACGTCTTCGTACACCTACGAGCCCCCCATTAACCCGTCGCCAACGCCGAATCCGGAGCCGGTGTTGCAACCCCAGCCGCAGCAGTATCAGCAGCAGCCGATGCACGCCACGCCCTACCAGCCATCGGCCCGGCCCGCGCACGACGCCCGTGCCGAGGAACGCCGCCGCCGCTTGCAAGGTCTGAGCAATGGCCTCACCAACGAAGCCATCAAAGACCAACTGGAAACACCGGCTTAC
- the ftsA gene encoding cell division protein FtsA codes for MQNDKIVVGLDIGTTKICALVGRKNEFGKLEILGMGKAVSEGVVRGIVSNIDKTVDAIKRAIRQAEEQSGINIGVVNVGIAGQHIKSLQHNGSITRASTDSEITVEDVTRLTNDMYRLVTPPGSEIIHVMPQDYKVDYEEGIMDPVGMSGVRLEGNFHIITAQSTAINNINKCVTKAGLEIDNLILEPLSSSMSVLSDEEKEAGVALIDIGGGTTDLAIFKDGIIRHAAVLPFGGNILTSDIKQGCAVMQNQAEQLKVKFGKAIAEEASEYEIVSIPGLRDRAPKEISLKNLAYIIEARMEEIVELVYAEIQRTGYADKLAAGIVLTGGGSQLQNLVQLTEYVTGMDTRIGYPNEHLGKSKIEAVKSPMYATTVGLVLAGYRPLDERINQSVYEEEQPQVYYQPQAPEPRYTPPVPAAPQPAPAPEPEKPKKPSGASKFFQDIISRTKGLLIDDFDDKQY; via the coding sequence ATGCAAAACGATAAAATTGTAGTCGGTCTCGACATTGGAACCACTAAAATCTGCGCGCTGGTAGGGCGCAAAAACGAATTCGGCAAGCTCGAAATCTTGGGCATGGGCAAAGCCGTGTCGGAAGGCGTGGTGCGGGGTATCGTGTCGAACATTGACAAGACAGTAGACGCTATCAAACGGGCCATCCGGCAGGCGGAGGAGCAGTCTGGCATCAACATCGGCGTGGTGAACGTAGGTATTGCCGGCCAGCACATCAAAAGCCTGCAACATAACGGCAGCATCACACGGGCTTCTACCGACAGCGAAATTACGGTGGAAGACGTGACCCGGCTGACCAATGATATGTATCGGCTGGTGACCCCACCCGGCTCCGAAATCATCCACGTAATGCCCCAGGACTACAAGGTGGATTACGAGGAGGGAATTATGGACCCTGTGGGAATGTCGGGTGTGCGTTTGGAAGGGAACTTCCACATTATCACAGCACAGAGCACGGCCATCAACAACATCAACAAATGCGTGACCAAGGCCGGGTTGGAAATCGACAACCTGATCCTGGAGCCATTGTCCTCGTCGATGTCGGTGCTGTCGGACGAAGAGAAGGAAGCGGGCGTGGCGCTGATTGATATTGGTGGCGGCACCACGGACCTGGCTATCTTCAAAGATGGCATCATCCGCCATGCAGCGGTACTACCCTTCGGCGGCAACATCCTGACCAGCGACATCAAGCAGGGCTGCGCCGTGATGCAGAACCAAGCGGAGCAGCTGAAGGTGAAGTTTGGTAAAGCCATTGCGGAAGAAGCTTCTGAGTACGAAATCGTAAGTATTCCAGGGTTGCGCGACCGGGCGCCCAAGGAAATTTCTCTGAAAAACCTGGCCTATATCATAGAGGCCCGGATGGAGGAAATTGTGGAACTAGTGTATGCCGAAATTCAACGTACTGGCTACGCCGACAAGCTGGCTGCCGGTATTGTGCTGACGGGCGGTGGCTCGCAGTTGCAAAACCTAGTGCAGCTCACGGAATATGTAACCGGTATGGACACCCGCATCGGCTACCCCAACGAGCACCTGGGTAAGAGTAAGATTGAGGCGGTAAAGTCGCCGATGTATGCTACTACCGTGGGCTTGGTGCTGGCTGGCTACCGTCCCCTCGACGAGCGAATCAACCAGAGCGTTTACGAGGAGGAGCAGCCACAGGTGTACTACCAGCCGCAGGCTCCCGAGCCACGTTACACGCCCCCAGTGCCCGCAGCACCTCAGCCTGCTCCTGCCCCAGAGCCGGAGAAACCCAAGAAGCCCTCGGGCGCTAGTAAGTTCTTCCAGGACATTATCAGCCGCACCAAAGGCCTGCTCATCGACGATTTCGACGATAAGCAGTATTAG
- a CDS encoding cell division protein FtsQ/DivIB, with product MELKRKANNLLFATGCLVLLVGLLIFAGIRQTHRPVGQVIVKISNEFNNYFISEREVTQLLTRNGRDRLEGSAPEALNLRALEARLKAHSFVKDAQVYRDLAGNLHADVRQSRPIARLTHPDTRQDSYLDADGRQLPLSPLFTARVVPVARQGGAPLQAGFFQDSTGRHYLELLRYIDEHPFWRAQVAEVFIDPNGKVALTQQVGDQRIEFGFPKNISEKFAKLMVFYRQIPPALGWNTYHRVNVEFKDQIICE from the coding sequence ATGGAGCTGAAGCGTAAAGCCAATAATCTACTATTTGCCACTGGCTGCCTGGTGCTGCTGGTTGGGCTACTGATATTTGCCGGTATTCGGCAAACGCATCGGCCTGTGGGCCAAGTCATTGTAAAGATTAGTAATGAGTTCAATAACTACTTTATCAGCGAACGGGAAGTGACGCAGCTACTGACTAGAAACGGCCGAGACCGGCTAGAAGGTAGCGCGCCTGAGGCCCTGAACCTGCGGGCGCTGGAAGCACGCCTGAAGGCGCATAGCTTCGTGAAAGACGCACAGGTGTACCGCGACCTGGCGGGCAATCTGCACGCCGATGTGCGCCAGAGCCGGCCTATCGCTCGCCTCACGCACCCGGATACTCGCCAGGATTCCTACCTCGACGCTGATGGCCGGCAACTGCCACTCTCGCCGCTGTTTACGGCCCGCGTGGTGCCCGTGGCCCGGCAGGGGGGAGCTCCGTTGCAGGCTGGTTTCTTCCAGGATTCGACCGGCCGGCACTACCTGGAGCTGCTGCGCTACATCGATGAGCACCCCTTTTGGCGAGCTCAGGTAGCGGAAGTTTTTATTGACCCAAATGGCAAGGTTGCTCTCACCCAACAGGTAGGCGACCAGCGCATAGAATTTGGTTTTCCGAAGAATATATCGGAAAAATTTGCGAAACTAATGGTATTTTACCGCCAGATTCCACCAGCCCTAGGTTGGAATACCTACCACCGCGTCAACGTGGAATTCAAAGATCAGATTATCTGCGAATAG
- a CDS encoding UDP-N-acetylmuramate--L-alanine ligase, translating into MKPYVYFLGIGGIGMSALARWFQANGHQVSGYDKTATPLTEALTAEGIAIHYTDAVESIPAVVRDNREQTLVVLTPAIPKDHQEWAWLRAQGYDIRKRSQVLGVLTEGRPTLAVAGTHGKTTTSSMLAHLLHHAGLPVGAFLGGISVNLGSNLLLPEEIKKGATETAEAEMSANDHQLAAKQTPIVVEADEYDRSFLTLHPDVAIITSTDADHLDIYGDKDALVESFRQFARQIKPGGTLLLNHTADASVADAVGPEVRVIHYGLTKKQETELYSSTITAEGHQFHFDLHSPLGNVPDLQLAVPGYHNVENMLAAACVAQLQGIGAAALQAAVAAYRGVKRRFEFIVTATSGTGSRVYVDDYAHHPREIDAFLRSLRALYPGKRLRVVFQPHLFTRTRDFLAGFAESLSLADEVVLLDIYPARELPLPGITSALLLELITAPVKSLQTKEQVLAAAQTDDSFDVLATVGAGDIDQLVPRLRNILDIRWNGAEA; encoded by the coding sequence TTGAAGCCTTACGTTTATTTTTTGGGTATTGGTGGCATTGGGATGTCGGCGCTGGCACGGTGGTTTCAGGCCAACGGCCATCAGGTGAGCGGCTACGACAAAACGGCTACTCCCCTCACAGAGGCACTTACGGCTGAAGGTATTGCCATTCACTACACCGATGCAGTGGAGAGTATTCCGGCAGTGGTGCGCGACAACCGCGAACAGACGTTGGTGGTACTCACGCCGGCCATTCCGAAAGACCACCAGGAGTGGGCGTGGCTGCGTGCCCAAGGCTACGATATTCGCAAGCGCAGCCAGGTGCTGGGTGTGCTTACCGAAGGACGCCCTACCCTGGCCGTAGCCGGCACCCATGGCAAAACCACCACCAGTAGTATGCTGGCGCACTTGCTGCACCACGCCGGCCTGCCGGTAGGAGCATTCCTGGGTGGTATCAGCGTCAACCTCGGTTCTAACCTGCTATTGCCTGAGGAAATAAAGAAAGGCGCTACAGAAACTGCTGAGGCAGAGATGTCAGCTAACGACCATCAGCTAGCAGCCAAGCAGACGCCTATCGTAGTAGAGGCCGACGAGTACGACCGGTCCTTCCTGACGCTGCATCCTGATGTGGCCATTATTACCAGCACCGATGCCGACCACCTTGATATCTATGGCGACAAGGATGCACTAGTGGAATCATTCCGGCAGTTTGCGCGGCAGATCAAACCTGGCGGCACGCTGTTGCTCAACCATACGGCCGATGCCAGCGTGGCCGATGCGGTAGGGCCGGAGGTACGTGTTATTCACTACGGGCTCACAAAAAAGCAAGAGACAGAATTATATTCCTCGACCATCACCGCAGAGGGCCATCAGTTTCATTTCGACCTACATAGCCCGCTTGGTAACGTGCCGGATCTGCAATTAGCCGTGCCAGGTTATCACAATGTGGAAAACATGTTGGCCGCTGCTTGCGTAGCGCAGTTGCAAGGTATCGGTGCTGCTGCGCTGCAAGCAGCAGTAGCGGCCTACCGGGGCGTGAAGCGGCGGTTCGAGTTCATCGTAACGGCCACTTCGGGTACCGGTTCAAGGGTATATGTGGACGATTATGCCCACCACCCACGCGAAATCGACGCCTTTCTGCGTTCCTTACGAGCGCTCTACCCCGGCAAACGGCTGCGGGTAGTGTTTCAACCCCATTTGTTCACCCGCACTCGCGACTTCTTGGCGGGCTTTGCTGAAAGCCTGAGCTTGGCCGACGAGGTGGTGCTACTCGATATCTATCCGGCGCGGGAGCTACCCCTACCTGGTATCACCTCGGCATTGCTCCTGGAGCTGATAACGGCCCCCGTAAAGTCGTTACAGACCAAAGAGCAGGTGCTGGCCGCTGCCCAAACCGACGATTCCTTCGACGTGCTGGCCACGGTAGGTGCCGGTGACATCGACCAGCTAGTACCCCGTTTGCGGAATATTCTAGATATTAGATGGAATGGAGCTGAAGCGTAA
- the murG gene encoding undecaprenyldiphospho-muramoylpentapeptide beta-N-acetylglucosaminyltransferase, which yields MKVIISGGGTGGHIFPAVAIANELRRRHPDAEILFVGANGRMEMTRVPEAGYRIVGLDVTGLQRRLTPQNLMFPVRVFRSVRKAGRLLEEFQPDAVVGVGGYASAPVLLAATSRGIPSLIQEQNSYAGLVNKLLARRVDRICVAYEGMEKFFPADKLVLTGNPVRAEIASGSRAEALAFFGLDASRPVLLVVGGSLGARTLNEATAAALPRLQQGGIQLLWQTGKTYYPQAAPAAVPYAANGLHALEFIQRMDLAYAVADVVVSRAGALSVSELCLTGKPSILVPSPNVAEDHQTKNAMALVQRNAALLVTDSQAATRLYDEALALLHQPERRQQVASNALALARPAATITIVDELEKLITNQKID from the coding sequence ATGAAAGTAATCATCAGCGGCGGCGGTACGGGCGGCCACATCTTCCCGGCCGTGGCTATTGCCAATGAGCTGCGCCGTCGCCACCCCGATGCGGAAATCCTTTTTGTGGGCGCCAACGGCCGCATGGAGATGACGCGCGTGCCCGAAGCGGGCTACCGCATTGTGGGCCTCGACGTGACGGGCTTGCAGCGCCGCCTGACACCCCAGAACCTGATGTTTCCGGTGCGCGTGTTCCGGTCAGTACGCAAGGCGGGGCGGCTGCTCGAAGAGTTCCAGCCCGATGCGGTGGTAGGGGTAGGAGGATATGCCTCGGCACCGGTACTGCTGGCTGCCACCTCGCGCGGCATTCCGTCCCTCATTCAGGAGCAAAACTCGTACGCTGGCCTCGTCAACAAGCTCCTGGCCCGCCGCGTCGACCGCATTTGCGTGGCCTACGAAGGCATGGAAAAGTTTTTCCCCGCTGATAAGCTGGTACTTACAGGCAACCCTGTGCGCGCCGAAATTGCCAGCGGCAGCCGCGCCGAGGCGCTGGCCTTTTTCGGGCTCGATGCCAGCCGACCAGTGCTCTTGGTAGTAGGGGGTAGCCTGGGTGCTCGTACGCTCAACGAGGCCACAGCCGCCGCGCTACCGCGCTTACAGCAAGGAGGGATACAGTTGCTCTGGCAAACCGGCAAAACCTACTACCCCCAAGCTGCACCAGCCGCTGTGCCCTATGCGGCAAATGGTTTGCACGCCCTGGAGTTCATCCAACGTATGGATTTGGCCTACGCCGTTGCTGATGTAGTAGTGAGTCGGGCCGGGGCGTTGTCAGTGTCGGAGCTGTGCCTCACGGGCAAGCCAAGTATCTTGGTGCCCTCGCCCAACGTGGCCGAAGACCACCAAACCAAAAATGCCATGGCTCTGGTGCAGCGCAACGCCGCCCTGCTGGTGACGGATAGCCAGGCCGCCACCCGTCTCTACGACGAAGCCTTGGCCCTGCTGCATCAGCCCGAGCGCCGGCAACAAGTAGCAAGCAACGCCCTAGCGCTGGCGCGCCCAGCAGCTACAATCACCATCGTAGACGAGCTGGAGAAATTAATTACTAATCAAAAAATCGATTAA
- a CDS encoding FtsW/RodA/SpoVE family cell cycle protein has translation MEPIKNWLQRNLKGDPVLWGIVILFSLISIAVVYSATGTLAYKKMGGNTEYFLIKHTGLILVGLFFMWLAHRIDYRYYSRLSLYALLLSVPLLLFTFFFGGTTLNDASRWLTIPVINQTFQPSDLAKLALIAHLASMLSRRQQHVQDFKTTLLPVMLWVGLICGIIIMSNASTALLLFITCLLLMFIGRVPLKQMAVMVAIGLVVGGVGLASGQRYKTVMSRVSSFTDKSKPVPFQLEHSYIAIATGGVTGKGPGKSTERNILPHPYSDFIYAVIIEEYGLVGGTFVLFLYLAFLYRGLKTVMNSAGAFGGLLSAGLSFSLVLQAMVNMGVAVGLGPITGLPLPLLSMGGTSLIFTGISIGIILAVSRGEREVRPMVGEPADTARIPRVAMG, from the coding sequence ATGGAACCCATTAAAAACTGGCTGCAACGCAACCTCAAGGGCGACCCGGTCCTGTGGGGTATTGTGATTTTGTTTTCGCTGATCAGTATTGCGGTGGTGTACTCGGCTACGGGTACGCTGGCTTACAAGAAGATGGGCGGCAATACCGAGTATTTTCTAATTAAGCACACTGGGCTAATTCTGGTGGGACTGTTTTTCATGTGGCTGGCCCACCGCATCGACTACCGCTACTACTCGCGCCTGTCGCTGTACGCGCTGCTGTTATCGGTGCCGCTGCTGCTGTTCACGTTCTTTTTTGGCGGCACTACCCTCAATGATGCTTCCCGCTGGCTCACCATTCCGGTTATCAACCAAACCTTCCAGCCTTCTGATTTGGCCAAGCTGGCGCTTATTGCGCATTTAGCCAGTATGTTGAGTCGTCGCCAGCAGCACGTGCAGGATTTCAAAACGACGCTGCTTCCTGTGATGCTGTGGGTAGGACTGATCTGCGGCATCATCATCATGAGTAATGCTTCTACGGCGTTGTTGCTGTTCATTACGTGTCTGTTGCTGATGTTTATTGGTCGTGTGCCGCTGAAACAAATGGCCGTGATGGTGGCCATTGGCTTGGTAGTGGGCGGGGTAGGGCTGGCTTCGGGTCAGCGCTACAAGACGGTAATGAGCCGCGTGTCGAGTTTCACCGATAAATCGAAGCCGGTGCCGTTTCAGCTGGAGCACAGCTACATAGCCATTGCTACAGGCGGTGTCACGGGCAAAGGCCCCGGCAAGAGCACCGAGCGCAACATCCTCCCGCACCCGTATTCCGACTTCATTTATGCCGTGATTATCGAGGAGTACGGCCTAGTGGGCGGCACATTCGTGCTGTTCCTATACCTAGCTTTTCTGTATCGAGGGCTGAAAACCGTGATGAACAGCGCTGGCGCCTTTGGCGGGCTGCTGTCAGCGGGCCTGAGCTTCAGTCTGGTGTTGCAGGCTATGGTAAATATGGGTGTAGCCGTGGGCCTGGGGCCGATTACGGGCCTACCCTTACCGTTGCTGAGTATGGGTGGTACCTCGCTTATTTTCACCGGTATCAGTATCGGTATTATCCTGGCTGTGAGTCGGGGCGAGCGGGAGGTGCGCCCGATGGTGGGCGAGCCCGCCGACACCGCCCGTATTCCGCGGGTAGCCATGGGGTAG
- the murD gene encoding UDP-N-acetylmuramoyl-L-alanine--D-glutamate ligase, with protein sequence MNIVILGAAESGVGAALLAQAKGHTVFVSDKSPIQPHYKEKLTAVGIEFEENQHTEERILAADEVVKSPGIPEKAPIIQQIREKQIPIISEIELAGRYTNAKCICITGTNGKTTTTLLTYHLLKEAGLKVGLAGNVGYSLAEQVIEDQHDYYVVELSSFQLDDTHDFQPWVSVLLNITPDHLDRYEYSLEKYAESKLRIMRSQDSNGYFIYNADDENIQRYFQGAFRPVRQLPFSLHHRSDFHLAGYYEEESLIRLDLLPGFYSKTEEISTINSPLIGQHNRQNILAAVLCARVAGIEREQIESALATFRNADHRLQPVGEINGATFINDSKATNVEAAWYALDGITKPIIWIAGGTDKGNDYTSLLPLAQERVKALICLGVDNDKLRNAFTGVVPYLVETQRMTDAVERAAALARPGDVVLLSPACASFDLFKNYEDRGRQFAAAVGEMVKS encoded by the coding sequence ATGAACATCGTCATTTTAGGAGCTGCGGAAAGTGGGGTAGGGGCGGCGCTATTGGCGCAGGCCAAAGGACACACCGTATTTGTATCCGATAAAAGCCCAATTCAGCCGCACTACAAGGAAAAGCTGACGGCAGTGGGCATTGAGTTTGAGGAAAATCAGCATACCGAAGAGCGAATTCTAGCTGCCGACGAGGTAGTGAAAAGTCCCGGTATTCCAGAGAAAGCACCTATTATTCAGCAGATAAGGGAAAAACAAATCCCCATTATTTCTGAGATTGAGCTAGCCGGGCGCTACACCAACGCTAAGTGCATCTGCATCACGGGTACCAACGGCAAAACCACCACCACACTGCTCACCTACCATTTGCTGAAAGAAGCTGGCCTGAAGGTAGGGCTGGCCGGCAACGTGGGCTACTCCTTGGCCGAGCAGGTAATTGAAGACCAGCACGACTACTACGTGGTGGAGCTGAGCAGCTTCCAGCTCGACGACACGCACGACTTCCAGCCTTGGGTATCGGTGCTGCTCAACATCACCCCCGACCATCTTGACCGCTACGAGTATTCGTTGGAAAAATATGCTGAGTCCAAGTTGCGTATTATGCGCAGCCAGGACAGCAACGGCTACTTCATCTACAACGCCGACGACGAGAACATCCAGCGCTACTTCCAAGGGGCATTTCGGCCGGTGCGGCAGTTGCCCTTCAGCCTGCATCATCGCTCCGATTTTCACCTGGCAGGCTACTACGAAGAAGAAAGCCTAATACGTTTGGACTTGCTGCCCGGCTTTTATAGCAAAACTGAGGAAATCAGCACCATCAATTCGCCGCTCATCGGTCAGCATAACCGGCAGAACATATTGGCGGCCGTGCTCTGCGCCCGCGTGGCGGGGATAGAACGTGAGCAAATTGAGAGTGCCCTGGCAACTTTCCGTAACGCCGACCACCGCTTACAACCCGTGGGCGAAATCAACGGCGCTACGTTCATCAACGACTCCAAGGCCACCAACGTGGAAGCTGCCTGGTATGCCCTGGACGGTATCACCAAACCTATCATCTGGATTGCCGGCGGCACGGACAAAGGCAACGATTACACCTCGCTGTTGCCCCTAGCGCAGGAGCGCGTGAAAGCGCTGATTTGCCTGGGCGTCGACAACGATAAGCTGCGCAACGCCTTCACCGGCGTGGTACCCTACCTCGTTGAAACCCAGCGCATGACCGATGCTGTAGAGCGCGCCGCCGCCCTGGCTCGTCCCGGCGACGTGGTGCTGCTCTCGCCCGCCTGCGCCTCCTTCGACCTGTTCAAAAATTACGAAGACCGGGGTAGACAATTCGCAGCGGCAGTTGGTGAGATGGTGAAATCGTGA
- the mraY gene encoding phospho-N-acetylmuramoyl-pentapeptide-transferase, translating to MLYHLFTFLYKTYHLPGAGVFQYTTFRAAMAVITSLLIAQVFGGRLIRVLQRRQIGEGIRDLGLQGQMEKKGTPTMGGLIILLAILVPVLLFARLDNIYTILMLLSTVWLGLIGFLDDYIKVVKKDKEGLAGRFKVLGQVGLGITVGWVLFFSNDVTVRQYLLPDGQLSAVDASTVYQDVKLMITTIPFAKNNELNYGNLFSYAGPYFNGLYAFLYIPIVIVIITAVSNGANITDGLDGLAAGTSAIIGTTIAIFAFVSGNSVLADYLDVMYIPNSGELVVFCTAFVGACVGFLWYNSYPAQVFMGDTGSLAIGGIIAVLALIIRKELLIPVLCGVFLIENLSVIVQVSYFKYTRKKYGEGRRLLRMSPLHHHYQKLGYHESKIVSRFWIVGIMLAVLTLVTLKLR from the coding sequence ATGCTCTACCACCTCTTCACGTTTTTATACAAAACCTACCACCTACCGGGCGCGGGGGTGTTTCAGTATACCACATTTCGGGCGGCCATGGCCGTCATCACTTCCCTGCTGATTGCCCAGGTATTTGGGGGGCGTCTCATCCGCGTGTTGCAGCGCCGCCAGATTGGCGAGGGCATCCGCGACCTGGGGTTGCAGGGCCAAATGGAGAAAAAAGGTACCCCCACCATGGGTGGCCTGATCATCCTGCTGGCTATTCTGGTACCGGTGCTGCTGTTTGCCCGTCTCGATAACATCTATACCATTCTGATGCTGCTGAGCACGGTATGGCTCGGTCTGATTGGCTTTCTCGACGACTATATTAAGGTAGTGAAGAAGGACAAAGAAGGCTTGGCCGGCCGCTTTAAGGTGCTGGGCCAGGTAGGGCTGGGCATCACGGTAGGGTGGGTGCTGTTTTTTTCCAACGACGTGACCGTGCGCCAGTACCTGCTGCCCGACGGCCAGCTCTCGGCTGTGGATGCCAGCACCGTATACCAGGACGTGAAGCTGATGATTACGACCATCCCCTTCGCCAAAAACAATGAGCTGAACTACGGCAACCTGTTCAGCTACGCCGGGCCGTATTTCAACGGCCTCTACGCCTTCCTCTACATTCCCATCGTCATCGTCATTATCACGGCCGTCAGCAATGGCGCTAACATCACCGACGGCCTCGACGGGCTGGCGGCCGGCACCTCGGCCATCATCGGGACTACCATTGCCATCTTCGCCTTTGTGAGTGGTAACTCGGTACTGGCTGACTATCTGGATGTTATGTATATTCCAAACTCCGGGGAGTTGGTAGTGTTCTGTACTGCGTTTGTGGGGGCGTGCGTGGGTTTCTTGTGGTATAATTCCTACCCCGCGCAGGTGTTTATGGGCGACACTGGCTCGTTGGCCATTGGCGGCATCATTGCCGTGCTGGCCCTTATCATCCGTAAAGAATTGCTAATTCCGGTGCTGTGCGGGGTGTTTCTGATTGAGAACCTGTCGGTGATTGTGCAGGTGAGCTACTTCAAATACACCCGTAAAAAGTACGGCGAGGGTAGGCGTTTGCTGCGCATGTCGCCCCTGCACCACCACTACCAGAAGCTAGGCTACCACGAGTCCAAAATCGTGTCGCGTTTCTGGATTGTGGGTATCATGTTGGCGGTGCTGACGCTGGTTACTTTAAAATTGAGGTAA